In the Marinobacter sp. F4206 genome, one interval contains:
- the rplV gene encoding 50S ribosomal protein L22: MEVAAKYKGANLSAQKARLVADQVRGKAVEDALNILTFSPKKAAVVLKKALESAIANAEHNEGLDVDELRVSTVMVDEGPTLKRIKARAKGRADRIFKRTCHITVKVADK; encoded by the coding sequence ATGGAAGTAGCAGCCAAGTATAAGGGCGCTAACCTCTCAGCTCAGAAAGCACGTCTTGTCGCTGACCAAGTACGCGGCAAGGCTGTTGAGGATGCCCTGAACATTCTGACTTTTAGCCCAAAGAAGGCGGCGGTCGTACTCAAGAAAGCTCTTGAGTCTGCCATTGCCAACGCTGAGCATAACGAAGGTCTGGACGTTGACGAACTGCGGGTTTCCACCGTGATGGTGGATGAGGGTCCGACGCTCAAGCGAATCAAAGCTCGAGCCAAGGGGCGCGCTGATCGGATTTTCAAGCGCACCTGCCATATCACCGTCAAGGTCGCCGACAAGTAG
- the rpsS gene encoding 30S ribosomal protein S19 — protein sequence MPRSLKKGPFIDLHLLKKVEAALETNDKRPIKTWSRRSTVFPEMVGLTIAVHNGKQHVPVYVTEDMVGHKLGEFAATRTYRGHAADKKAKR from the coding sequence GTGCCACGTTCTTTGAAGAAAGGTCCTTTTATAGACCTGCATCTGTTGAAGAAGGTCGAGGCAGCTCTGGAAACTAACGACAAGCGACCGATCAAAACCTGGTCCCGCCGGTCAACAGTTTTTCCAGAGATGGTAGGCCTGACCATTGCAGTCCACAACGGCAAGCAGCACGTGCCGGTTTATGTCACCGAAGATATGGTTGGACATAAGCTGGGTGAGTTCGCGGCAACGCGTACTTATCGTGGTCATGCGGCCGACAAGAAAGCTAAACGCTGA
- the rplB gene encoding 50S ribosomal protein L2, translated as MRIVKTKPTSAGRRHVVKLYNPDLHTGRPYEPLVERKNKTGGRNNAGRITTRHTGGGHKKHYRVIDFKRTKDGIPAVIERLEYDPNRSAHIALVKYADGERRYIIAPKGMQIGDPVRSGIDAPIKVGSTLPLRNIPVGSVIHCVELKPGKGAQLARSAGASVQLVAREGAYATIRLRSGEMRKVLVDCRATLGEVSNSEHSLKQLGKAGASRWRGKRPTVRGVAMNPVDHPHGGGEGRTSGGRHPVTPWGVPTKGHKTRKNKRTDKMIVRRRSAK; from the coding sequence ATGCGGATCGTCAAAACCAAACCAACATCTGCCGGACGCCGTCACGTTGTAAAGCTTTACAACCCGGACCTGCACACCGGGCGCCCCTACGAGCCGTTGGTAGAAAGAAAGAACAAGACGGGTGGTCGTAATAATGCTGGCCGCATTACTACTCGTCACACTGGTGGTGGTCACAAGAAACACTACCGCGTTATCGATTTTAAGCGGACCAAAGATGGGATTCCGGCGGTCATTGAGCGCCTGGAATACGATCCTAACCGCTCTGCGCACATTGCGCTGGTGAAGTATGCCGATGGAGAGCGTCGCTATATTATCGCTCCCAAAGGCATGCAGATCGGCGATCCTGTGCGCTCCGGTATCGACGCGCCGATCAAGGTTGGTAGCACGCTTCCGCTCCGGAATATTCCGGTCGGTTCCGTGATCCACTGCGTCGAACTCAAGCCTGGCAAAGGTGCTCAGCTGGCTCGCTCTGCGGGCGCATCCGTACAGCTGGTAGCGCGTGAAGGTGCATATGCCACCATCCGCCTGCGCTCAGGTGAAATGCGTAAGGTGCTTGTAGATTGCCGTGCAACGCTGGGAGAAGTATCCAACAGCGAGCACAGCCTCAAGCAGCTTGGTAAAGCGGGTGCATCACGTTGGCGCGGCAAACGCCCAACAGTACGTGGTGTTGCTATGAACCCAGTTGACCACCCGCATGGTGGTGGTGAAGGGCGTACCTCTGGCGGGCGTCACCCGGTTACTCCGTGGGGTGTTCCGACCAAAGGGCATAAGACTCGTAAGAACAAGCGTACTGATAAAATGATAGTACGTCGTCGTTCGGCCAAGTAA
- the rplW gene encoding 50S ribosomal protein L23, which translates to MNQERIYKVLLGPHVSEKASLVAEHGQVVFRVAPDATKPEIKKAVEQLFNVTVEGVQVLNRKGKLKRTIRGFGKRNDIRKAYVKLAEGQDIDFLDVE; encoded by the coding sequence ATGAATCAGGAACGCATTTACAAGGTCCTTCTGGGGCCTCACGTATCTGAAAAAGCATCTCTGGTGGCCGAGCACGGCCAGGTTGTTTTCCGGGTTGCCCCGGATGCCACCAAGCCGGAGATCAAGAAAGCCGTTGAGCAACTGTTCAACGTCACCGTAGAAGGTGTTCAGGTTCTGAATCGTAAGGGTAAGCTCAAGCGCACTATCCGCGGGTTCGGCAAGCGTAATGACATTCGTAAGGCTTACGTAAAGCTGGCAGAAGGTCAGGACATCGATTTTCTGGATGTGGAATAA
- the rplD gene encoding 50S ribosomal protein L4: protein MELTITGSGKGISVSDAAFAKDFNESLVHQVVTAYMAAGRQGTKAQKTRSEVSGGGKKPWRQKGTGRARAGTIRSPIWRAGGVTFAAKPRGFEQKVNRKMYRAAMRSIFSELVRQERLVVVDDMNVDSPKTKAFNAKLKDIGVSSALILSDSVEQNLHLASRNIPHVDVRDIAGLDPVSLVAYENVVVTVPALKKIEEMLG from the coding sequence ATGGAATTGACTATTACAGGTAGCGGCAAAGGAATCTCTGTTTCCGACGCTGCATTCGCCAAAGATTTTAACGAGTCGCTGGTTCACCAGGTGGTTACTGCCTATATGGCAGCAGGCCGTCAGGGTACCAAGGCTCAGAAGACGCGTTCCGAAGTCAGCGGTGGCGGTAAGAAGCCCTGGCGGCAGAAGGGCACCGGTCGTGCCCGCGCGGGTACCATTCGTAGCCCGATCTGGCGCGCAGGTGGTGTTACTTTTGCGGCCAAGCCTCGCGGCTTTGAGCAAAAGGTAAACCGCAAAATGTACCGCGCAGCGATGCGCTCCATTTTTTCCGAGCTGGTTCGCCAAGAGCGTCTCGTGGTTGTTGATGACATGAATGTCGACAGCCCCAAGACCAAGGCATTCAACGCCAAGCTGAAGGATATCGGCGTGAGCAGCGCTCTGATTCTGTCAGATAGCGTTGAGCAGAACCTTCATCTGGCGTCGCGCAACATCCCGCACGTAGATGTGCGCGATATTGCGGGCCTGGACCCGGTTAGCCTGGTTGCCTACGAGAATGTTGTGGTGACTGTGCCCGCTCTGAAGAAGATCGAGGAGATGCTGGGATGA
- the rplC gene encoding 50S ribosomal protein L3 has protein sequence MAIGVVGRKAGMTRIFTEDGQALPVTVIEVEPNRITQLKTLESDGYRAVQVTVGTRRSSRVTKSEAGHFAKAGVEAGRGMWEFRLAEGEGEDLSAGGEITASIFEDGQVVDAVGQSKGKGFQGGVKRWNFSMQDATHGNSLSHRAPGSIGQNQTPGKVFKGKKMAGQMGNAQVTVQNLKIVRVDAERNLLLVSGAVPGATGGDVVIKPAVKA, from the coding sequence ATGGCAATTGGTGTTGTCGGTCGTAAGGCCGGTATGACCCGTATTTTTACGGAAGATGGGCAGGCGCTGCCCGTAACGGTAATCGAGGTTGAGCCCAACCGGATTACCCAACTCAAGACTCTTGAGAGCGATGGCTACCGTGCCGTTCAGGTTACTGTAGGCACTCGTCGTTCCTCCCGTGTAACCAAGAGTGAAGCAGGCCACTTTGCCAAGGCGGGCGTTGAAGCCGGTCGTGGTATGTGGGAATTCCGTCTGGCCGAAGGTGAAGGCGAAGACCTTTCCGCCGGTGGCGAGATTACTGCTTCCATCTTTGAAGACGGTCAGGTGGTAGACGCTGTTGGCCAGTCCAAAGGTAAGGGTTTTCAGGGCGGCGTAAAGCGTTGGAATTTCTCCATGCAGGACGCTACCCACGGTAACTCCCTCTCTCACCGTGCTCCGGGTTCCATTGGTCAGAACCAGACTCCGGGTAAGGTATTCAAGGGCAAAAAGATGGCGGGCCAGATGGGTAACGCACAGGTCACCGTGCAGAACCTGAAAATTGTCCGTGTCGACGCCGAGCGCAACCTGCTGCTGGTGAGTGGTGCCGTACCAGGCGCAACTGGCGGCGATGTTGTCATCAAGCCTGCAGTTAAAGCCTGA
- the rpsJ gene encoding 30S ribosomal protein S10: protein MQSQKIRIRLKAFDYRLIDQSTQEIVDTAKRTGAQVRGPIPLPTRKEKYTILISPHVNKDARDQYEIRTHKRLLDIVEPTEKTVDALMKLDLAAGVDVQISLG from the coding sequence ATGCAAAGCCAAAAAATTCGAATCCGGTTGAAGGCGTTTGATTATCGCCTGATCGACCAGTCCACGCAGGAGATCGTCGATACCGCGAAGCGGACCGGCGCTCAGGTGCGTGGGCCAATCCCTCTGCCGACGCGGAAGGAAAAGTACACCATCCTGATCTCTCCGCACGTCAACAAGGACGCGCGTGATCAGTATGAAATTCGTACGCATAAGCGTTTGCTCGATATTGTCGAGCCGACGGAAAAGACAGTGGATGCTCTGATGAAGTTGGACCTGGCTGCAGGTGTAGACGTTCAGATCAGCCTCGGCTAA
- the tuf gene encoding elongation factor Tu, translated as MSKEKFDRSKPHLNVGTIGHVDHGKTTLTAALTRVCHEVWGTGSASAFDQIDNAPEEKARGITIATSHVEYDSPTRHYAHVDCPGHADYVKNMITGAAQMDGAILVCSAADGPMPQTREHILLSRQVGVPYIVVFLNKADMVDDEELLELVEMEVRDLLSQYDFPGDDTPIITGSALMALDGKDDNEMGTTAVKKLVEALDDYIPEPERAIDQPFLMPIEDVFSISGRGTVVTGRVERGIIKVGDEVEIVGIKDTVKTTCTGVEMFRKLLDEGRAGENVGVLLRGTKRDDVERGQVLAVPGSITPHTKFECEVYVLSKEEGGRHTPFFKGYRPQFYFRTTDVTGSCELPEGVEMVMPGDNVKMSVTLIAPIAMEDGLRFAIREGGRTVGAGVVAKIIE; from the coding sequence GTGTCTAAAGAAAAATTTGACCGTAGTAAACCGCACTTGAACGTTGGCACCATTGGTCACGTTGACCATGGTAAGACCACTCTGACCGCCGCTCTGACTCGTGTGTGCCACGAAGTCTGGGGTACTGGTTCTGCCAGTGCATTCGATCAGATCGATAACGCACCGGAAGAGAAGGCGCGTGGTATCACCATCGCGACTTCCCACGTTGAGTACGATTCCCCGACTCGCCACTACGCACACGTAGACTGCCCGGGCCACGCTGACTATGTGAAGAACATGATCACTGGTGCGGCGCAGATGGACGGCGCGATCCTGGTTTGCTCCGCCGCTGACGGCCCCATGCCGCAGACTCGCGAGCACATCCTGCTGTCCCGTCAGGTTGGCGTACCGTACATTGTCGTGTTCCTGAACAAGGCCGACATGGTCGACGACGAAGAGCTGCTTGAGCTGGTCGAGATGGAAGTTCGTGATCTGCTGAGCCAGTACGACTTCCCGGGCGACGACACCCCGATCATTACCGGTTCCGCGCTGATGGCGCTGGACGGTAAGGACGACAACGAGATGGGTACGACCGCTGTTAAGAAGCTGGTAGAAGCCCTGGACGACTACATCCCGGAGCCGGAGCGTGCGATTGATCAGCCGTTCCTGATGCCGATCGAGGACGTATTCTCCATCTCTGGTCGTGGTACCGTTGTGACCGGTCGTGTTGAGCGTGGCATCATCAAGGTTGGTGACGAAGTGGAAATCGTTGGTATCAAGGATACCGTGAAGACCACTTGTACCGGTGTTGAGATGTTCCGCAAGCTGCTGGACGAAGGCCGTGCCGGTGAGAACGTTGGTGTTCTGCTGCGTGGTACCAAGCGTGACGACGTTGAGCGTGGTCAGGTTCTGGCGGTTCCGGGCTCCATCACTCCGCACACCAAGTTCGAGTGCGAAGTGTACGTATTGAGCAAGGAAGAAGGCGGTCGTCATACTCCGTTCTTCAAGGGCTACCGCCCGCAGTTCTACTTCCGTACCACCGACGTAACCGGTTCCTGTGAACTGCCGGAAGGCGTGGAAATGGTTATGCCGGGTGACAACGTGAAGATGAGTGTTACCCTGATCGCTCCGATCGCCATGGAAGATGGCCTGCGCTTCGCGATTCGCGAAGGTGGCCGTACCGTTGGTGCCGGCGTGGTTGCCAAGATCATCGAGTAA
- the fusA gene encoding elongation factor G — protein sequence MARKTPIKRYRNIGICAHVDAGKTTTTERVLFYTGISHKIGEVHDGAATMDWMEQEQERGITITSAATTCFWQGMDKQYPEHRINIIDTPGHVDFTIEVERSLRVLDGAVVVFCGSSGVEPQSETVWRQANKYEVPRMVFVNKMDRAGANFLRVVDQIKNRLGANCVPIQLPIGAEDDFAGIVDLIRNQAIYWNEDDAGATYEQRDVPAEMAEEVAKYREQMVEAAAEANEELMERYLEEGDLGIEDIKKGLRMRTLANEIVLATCGSAFKNKGVQAVLDSVIEFLPAPDEVKAIRGEVDEDGTEETRQADDDAPFAALAFKIATDPFVGTLTFFRVYSGKLESGNAVFNSVKGKKERVGRMVQMHSKDRQEIKEVLAGDIAAAIGLKSVTTGDTLCDENNKIILERMEFPEPVISVAVEPKSKADQEKMGVALGKLAQEDPSFRVRTDEESGQTIISGMGELHLDIIVDRMKREFKVEANIGKPQVAYRERIRKPVDVEGKFVRQSGGRGQYGHVKLKLEPLPLDEEDGENFIFVNEIVGGVVPKEYIPAVQQGIEEQMQNGCLAGYPLLRIKATLYDGSYHDVDSNEMAFKIAGSMAMKKGALEADPALLEPIMKVEVVSPEEYMGDVVGDLNRRRGLIQGMDESPAGKVIRAEVPLSEMFGYATDLRSATQGRASYAMEFAGYSEAPSNIAEAIIKQG from the coding sequence GTGGCACGCAAGACTCCTATCAAGCGTTACAGAAACATTGGTATTTGTGCGCACGTTGATGCGGGCAAAACCACAACCACCGAGCGGGTTCTGTTCTACACGGGCATTTCCCACAAAATCGGTGAGGTTCATGATGGTGCGGCTACCATGGACTGGATGGAGCAGGAGCAGGAGCGTGGTATTACCATTACCTCCGCTGCGACTACCTGTTTCTGGCAGGGCATGGACAAGCAGTATCCGGAGCACCGGATCAACATCATCGACACCCCGGGGCACGTTGACTTTACCATCGAGGTAGAGCGCTCTCTCCGTGTGCTGGACGGTGCGGTTGTTGTGTTCTGTGGCTCCTCCGGTGTTGAGCCGCAGTCCGAGACTGTATGGCGTCAGGCCAACAAGTACGAAGTCCCGCGCATGGTGTTCGTCAACAAGATGGACCGTGCCGGCGCTAACTTCCTGCGCGTTGTCGACCAGATCAAAAACCGTCTGGGCGCGAACTGCGTTCCCATTCAGCTGCCGATCGGCGCTGAGGACGACTTCGCAGGTATCGTCGATCTGATTCGTAACCAGGCCATTTACTGGAACGAAGACGATGCAGGTGCGACCTACGAGCAGCGTGACGTTCCGGCCGAAATGGCGGAAGAAGTCGCGAAGTATCGCGAGCAGATGGTTGAGGCGGCAGCCGAGGCTAACGAAGAGCTGATGGAGCGTTACCTGGAAGAAGGTGACCTGGGCATTGAGGACATCAAGAAAGGTTTGCGTATGCGTACGCTGGCCAACGAGATCGTTCTTGCCACCTGCGGCTCTGCGTTCAAGAACAAGGGCGTCCAGGCGGTTCTGGACTCCGTTATCGAATTCCTGCCGGCGCCGGACGAAGTTAAGGCGATTCGCGGTGAGGTCGATGAAGACGGTACCGAAGAGACTCGTCAGGCAGATGACGACGCGCCGTTCGCGGCCCTGGCGTTCAAGATTGCTACCGATCCGTTCGTGGGCACTCTGACGTTCTTCCGGGTCTACTCCGGTAAGCTGGAATCCGGCAATGCGGTCTTTAACTCTGTGAAGGGTAAGAAAGAGCGTGTTGGTCGTATGGTTCAGATGCACTCCAAGGATCGTCAGGAGATCAAGGAAGTGCTGGCGGGTGATATCGCTGCGGCAATCGGCCTTAAGAGCGTGACCACCGGTGACACCCTGTGCGACGAGAATAACAAGATCATTCTCGAGCGTATGGAGTTCCCGGAGCCGGTTATCTCTGTTGCGGTTGAGCCAAAGTCCAAGGCGGATCAGGAGAAGATGGGTGTGGCTCTGGGCAAGCTGGCCCAGGAAGATCCGTCTTTCCGTGTCCGGACGGATGAAGAGTCCGGGCAGACCATCATCTCCGGCATGGGTGAGCTTCACCTGGACATCATCGTTGATCGCATGAAGCGTGAGTTCAAGGTCGAGGCCAACATTGGTAAGCCGCAGGTGGCTTACCGTGAGCGTATCCGCAAGCCGGTTGATGTCGAAGGTAAGTTCGTTCGCCAGTCTGGTGGTCGCGGTCAGTACGGTCACGTCAAGCTGAAGCTTGAGCCGCTGCCGTTGGACGAAGAAGATGGCGAAAACTTTATCTTCGTTAACGAAATCGTTGGTGGTGTTGTTCCCAAGGAATACATCCCGGCAGTTCAGCAAGGTATTGAAGAGCAGATGCAGAACGGCTGTCTGGCCGGGTATCCGCTGCTGCGTATCAAGGCCACGCTGTACGACGGTTCCTACCACGATGTGGACTCCAACGAAATGGCGTTCAAGATCGCGGGCTCGATGGCAATGAAGAAGGGCGCTCTTGAAGCTGACCCTGCGCTGCTTGAGCCGATCATGAAGGTCGAGGTTGTGAGCCCGGAAGAGTACATGGGTGATGTTGTTGGTGACTTGAACCGTCGCCGCGGTCTTATCCAGGGCATGGATGAGTCGCCGGCTGGTAAGGTCATCCGTGCCGAAGTTCCGTTGTCGGAGATGTTCGGTTACGCCACCGACCTGCGTTCTGCAACACAGGGGCGGGCGTCTTATGCGATGGAGTTTGCGGGATATTCCGAAGCTCCTTCGAACATTGCCGAAGCGATCATTAAACAGGGTTGA
- the rpsG gene encoding 30S ribosomal protein S7 — translation MPRRRVAAKREIIPDPKFGSARLAKFINHVMESGKKAVAERIVYGALDIVAEKSKEEPIDMFEKALENIQPMVEVKSRRVGGATYQVPVEVRPSRQNALAMRWLVEFSRKRGEKSMAQRLAGEILDAADSKGSAVKKREDVHRMAEANKAFSHFRF, via the coding sequence ATGCCTAGAAGAAGAGTTGCAGCAAAGCGGGAAATTATCCCGGATCCTAAGTTCGGCAGTGCACGTCTTGCCAAGTTCATCAACCACGTGATGGAAAGCGGCAAGAAAGCGGTTGCAGAGCGCATTGTTTATGGCGCGCTCGATATCGTTGCCGAAAAATCCAAGGAAGAGCCGATCGACATGTTCGAGAAGGCCCTGGAGAACATCCAGCCGATGGTTGAGGTTAAATCCCGTCGTGTGGGTGGTGCTACTTACCAGGTGCCCGTAGAAGTACGGCCTTCCCGTCAGAACGCGCTGGCAATGCGCTGGCTCGTAGAGTTTTCACGGAAGCGCGGTGAGAAGTCCATGGCGCAGCGTCTTGCTGGTGAGATTCTTGACGCCGCTGACAGCAAGGGCTCCGCTGTTAAGAAGCGCGAAGACGTTCATCGCATGGCAGAAGCCAACAAGGCGTTCTCTCACTTCCGTTTCTAA
- the rpsL gene encoding 30S ribosomal protein S12: MATINQLVRKPRKRRVAKSDVPALQACPQRRGVCTRVYTTTPKKPNSALRKVCRVRLTNGYEVSSYIGGEGHNLQEHSVVLIRGGRVKDLPGVRYHTVRGTLDTQGVQNRKQGRSKYGAKRPKS, translated from the coding sequence ATGGCAACGATTAATCAGTTGGTGCGTAAGCCTCGTAAGCGCCGGGTAGCCAAGAGCGATGTTCCTGCTCTGCAGGCCTGCCCTCAGCGCCGTGGTGTGTGCACTCGTGTGTATACCACAACGCCGAAGAAGCCGAACTCAGCACTGCGTAAAGTGTGCCGTGTTCGTCTGACCAACGGCTACGAGGTTTCCTCATACATTGGTGGTGAAGGTCACAACCTTCAGGAGCACAGTGTTGTGCTTATCCGTGGCGGTCGTGTAAAGGACCTTCCGGGTGTGCGCTATCACACTGTTCGCGGAACGCTGGACACCCAGGGTGTGCAGAACCGTAAGCAGGGCCGCTCCAAGTACGGTGCAAAACGACCCAAGTCCTGA